The Humulus lupulus chromosome 3, drHumLupu1.1, whole genome shotgun sequence genome window below encodes:
- the LOC133825743 gene encoding uncharacterized protein LOC133825743, which translates to MGFEGARYTWCNRHANGTFTQERLDKMICKNKWSTIFPKSYMSHLKLWGHRPILTRILREKDKREYPKAKSRFHFEMAWENEEECKELVRQTWGDHGNTTIEELRRIILGVSKGLKDWNLSSFRRTQIAMKKKEEELANLDNALDNASWEKYRNDEHELDVTSAKNRQLMREFSEVDVKEDSFQMHPRKSPGKDDMGTSFYQKFWEFVGDDVCKACLSFINGSDNAMVGFECLNAIKRHKKGKTCYCSFKPDMAKAYDRVDWNFLWGIIEKLGFNSAWIGLIEKFISFVKYSININSAIIGKITPTRGLRQGDPLSSFLFLLCVEDLSSLLKHALSTDQVRGLKCGLGGPMVSHLFFADDIFFFLEATMENCTHFKEILVHYENPSGYLVNLNKFVVCFLPQMSPQMCDVLALKLGVPLVPCHEKYLGLPCFAGKSENCLFQPIRDGVWNKLFSWKSKFFSAGGREVLLKSIIQAIPTICYELIHTICFLTA; encoded by the exons ATGGGGTTTGAGGGAGCTCGTTACACATGGTGCAACCGCCATGCCAATGGTACTTTCACACAAGAAAGACTAGACAAAATGATATGCAAAAATAAGTGGTCTACCATATTTCCCAAATCCTATATGTCACACCTTAAGTTGTGGGGTCATAGACCAATCTTAACTAGAATACTTCGGGAGAAAGACAAAAGAGAGTACCCAAAAGCAAAGTCAAGGTTTCATTTTGAAATGGCTTGGGAAAATGAAGAAGAATGTAAAGAACTTGTGAGACAAACATGGGGAGATCATGGTAATACTACTATAGAGGAACTGAGGAGGATCATACTTGGGGTGTCCAAAGGGCTCAAAGATTGGAACCTATCCTCCTTTAGAAGAACCCAAATTGCTATGAAAAAAAAGGAGGAGGAATTGGCTAACCTGGATAATGCACTAGACAATGCTTCTTGGGAAAAATACAGGAATGATGAACATGAACTTGAT GTCACTAGTGCTAAGAATAGACAACTTATGCGGGAATTCTCAGAGGTGGATGTGAAGGAAGATTCATTTCAGATGCACCCTCGGAAGAGTCCAGGAAAGGACGACATGGGAACAAGTTTCTATCAAAAGTTTTGGGAATTTGTGGGTGATGATGTTTGCAAAGCCTGTCTCAGTTTTATAAATGGTTCAG ATAATGCAATGGTGGGTTTTGAGTGTCTCAATGCCATCAAAAGGCACAAAAAAGGCAAAACATGCTACTGTTCTTTCAAGCCAGATATGGCAAAAGCTTATGATAGAGTGGATTGGAATTTTCTATGGGGTATTATAGAAAAGTTAGGCTTCAACAGTGCATGGATTGGGTTGATCGAGAAGTTTATATCCTTTGTCAAGTACTCTATCAATATCAATAGTGCTATTATAGGCAAGATCACTCCTACTCGTGGCCTTCGACAAGGAGATCCATTGTCCTCGTTTCTTTTTCTCTTATGTGTAGAAGACTTATCATCATTGCTGAAGCATGCCCTCAGTACTGATCAAGTCAGGGGGTTAAAGTGTGGCCTTGGAGGACCCATGGTATCTCATTTATTCTTCGCTGATGATATTTTCTTTTTTCTGGAGGCAACTATGGAAAATTGCACCCACTTCAAAGAGATACTTGTGCATTATGAGAATCCCTCAGGATACCTGGTAAATTTAAATAAGTTTGTTGTTTGTTTCTTGCCCCAGATGAGCCCCCAAATGTGTGATGTATTAGCTTTAAAGCTTGGAGTCCCTCTAGTTCCTTGCCATGAAAAGTATCTGGGTCTCCCTTGTTTTGCTGGTAAGAGTGAAAACTGTCTCTTTCAACCTATAAGAGATGGAGTGTGGAATAAACTTTTTAGTTGGAAGTCAAAGTTCTTCTCAGCTGGAGGCAGAGAGGTCTTATTGAAATCAATTATCCAGGCAATTCCAACTATATGCTATGAACTTATTCACACTATCTGCTTCCTTACTGCATGA
- the LOC133824419 gene encoding receptor protein kinase TMK1-like, which yields MKEPHLGSWGSVVWSLFFVVLVVCFGVESQTNVDGKAMDALKKSIGKSSLAWDGSDYCKWEKVSCTNSGRVQKIQLGNQNLAGTLPPELAQLTELQRFEVQSNQLTGDFPSFSGLGSLQALLAHNNNFSSIPADFFNGLTSLDTINIDYIPFSPWSIPEGIRDASLLRDFSANSANIVGKIPDFFGGTNFPGLTNLRLAMNSLEGELPASFSGSSIQSLWLNGQQSTNKLNGTIDVLQGMTNLNDAWLHGNRFTGPIPDLSNLTQLTALSLRDNQFTGIVPLTLINHKSLHVVNFTNNLLQGPTPQFPKGVIVDLIVGTNSFCTDVPGGSCDPQVNIMLSILEPLGYPASFAQSWTGNDPCKNWKGITCVEGNITVVNFHKMDLSGTISPEFSKLTSLSKLILSDNHLGGTIPNELTTLSNLEQLDLSNNQLYGKVPTFKQNLILSTAGNSDIGKDQSSVPPSGKPSGGSSGSKQGSGGNDGSGSGGKKSNTGVVVGAVVGSIGGLAVAGAVAFCLVSRKPKHSGRVQSPNTLVIHPQHSGDQDTVKIAVTNPGVNGSGSGIYSPSSSGGHDVHIVETGSMIISIQVLRNVTNNFSEENKLGQGGFGTVYKGELHDGTKIAVKRMNPGVVADKGLTEFKSEIAVLTKVRHRHLVALLGYCLDGNERLLVYEYMPQGTLSRYIFNRDEEDLKPLDWKRRLTIALDVARGVEYLHGLAQQSFIHRDLKPSNILLGDDLRAKVADFGLVRLAPEGKASFETRLAGTFGYLAPEYAVTGKITTKVDVYSFGVILMELITGRRAIDESQPEESLHLVTWFRRMHMNKDISQKVIDPTIDQQDEIVDSVRTVAELAIHCTAREPYQRPDMGHAVNVLSSLVELWKPTEQEEFDDGYGINYDMPLPQVLKKWQAFEENSNIDDSSSSFLASGDNTQTSIPNRPPGFADSFASQDAR from the exons ATGAAGGAACCCCATCTGGGTTCTTGGGGTTCTGTCGTTTGGAGCCTGTTTTTTGTCGTTTTGGTTGTCTGTTTTGGAGTGGAGTCTCAGACCAATGTCGATGGAAAAGCCATGGATGCTCTTAAGAAGAGTATAGGTAAGAGCAGTCTTGCCTGGGACGGTTCTGATTACTGCAAATGGGAGAAGGTTTCGTGTACTAACAGCGGTCGAGTTCAGAAGATCCAACTCGGGAATCAGAACCTGGCAGGAACTCTCCCGCCGGAACTCGCGCAGTTGACGGAGTTGCAGCGTTTTGAGGTCCAATCCAACCAGCTTACCGGTGATTTTCCGAGCTTTTCTGGGTTGGGATCGTTGCAGGCCTTGCTTGCCCATAACAACAATTTCAGCTCTATTCCCGCCGATTTCTTTAACGGCCTTACCTCGCTGGATACTATAAACATCGACTACATACCCTTTTCGCCATGGTCCATTCCGGAGGGTATCCGAGACGCTTCTTTGCTCAGGGATTTCTCGGCGAACAGTGCTAATATTGTTGGAAAGATACCGGATTTCTTCGGCGGGACCAACTTCCCGGGTTTGACTAATCTGCGTTTGGCTATGAACAGCCTCGAAGGAGAATTGCCCGCGAGTTTCTCCGGTTCGAGCATTCAGTCTCTCTGGTTAAATGGGCAACAGAGTACTAACAAGCTCAATGGAACTATAGATGTTTTACAAGGCATGACCAACTTGAACGATGCTTGGCTTCACGGGAATCGTTTCACTGGTCCTATACCAGACCTTTCTAACTTGACACAGTTAACGGCCTTGAGTTTGAGAGATAACCAGTTTACAGGTATCGTTCCCTTGACTTTGATAAATCATAAAAGCCTGCACGTTGTTAACTTTACAAATAATTTGCTTCAAGGACCAACTCCCCAGTTCCCTAAGGGGGTTATAGTTGATTTGATAGTTGGGACTAATAGCTTCTGTACTGATGTCCCGGGGGGTTCTTGTGATCCTCAAGTTAATATTATGCTCTCAATCTTGGAACCGCTGGGTTACCCAGCAAGTTTTGCTCAGAGTTGGACTGGGAATGATCCTTGTAAAAACTGGAAAGGGATTACATGTGTGGAAGGAAACATTACAGTTGTTAATTTTCATAAAATGGATCTTAGTGGTACAATTTCTCCTGAATTTTCTAAGCTTACATCTCTGAGTAAACTGATATTGTCTGATAATCATTTGGGTGGTACCATACCAAATGAGCTGACTACTCTGTCCAATCTTGAACAACTGGATTTGTCTAATAATCAACTTTACGGTAAAGTGCcaacttttaaacaaaatttgaTTCTGAGCACGGCTGGGAACAGTGATATTGGGAAGGATCAAAGCAGTGTTCCTCCTTCTGGCAAACCTTCAGGTGGTTCATCTGGATCAAAGCAGGGGTCTGGAGGGAATGATGGATCAGGAAGTGGTGGCAAGAAATCGAATACAGGGGTGGTTGTGGGAGCAGTAGTTGGCAGTATTGGAGGGTTGGCTGTTGCTGGGGCCGTGGCTTTTTGTTTAGTGTCTAGAAAGCCAAAGCATTCTGGTAGGGTACAAAGTCCAAACACATTAGTTATACATCCCCAGCACTCTGGCGACCAAGACACAGTGAAGATTGCAGTTACAAACCCTGGGGTTAATGGCAGCGGGAGCGGAATCTATAGTCCGTCTAGTAGTGGAGGCCATGATGTTCATATTGTTGAGACTGGAAGTATGATAATTTCCATTCAAGTCTTAAGAAATGTGACCAACAATTTCAGTGAAGAAAATAAACTTGGACAGGGTGGATTTGGAACTGTTTACAAGGGAGAATTGCATGACGGGACAAAGATTGCAGTGAAGAGGATGAACCCTGGAGTAGTGGCTGATAAAGGTTTGACTGAGTTTAAGTCTGAGATTGCTGTTCTTACAAAGGTTCGACATCGCCATTTGGTTGCGCTTCTTGGTTATTGCTTGGATGGAAACGAGAGGCTTCTTGTCTATGAATACATGCCTCAGGGAACTCTTAGCAGATACATTTTCAATCGCGACGAGGAAGATTTGAAGCCACTTGATTGGAAGAGAAGGCTGACCATTGCATTGGATGTGGCCAGAGGTGTTGAGTATCTACACGGTTTAGCCCAGCAGAGTTTTATTCACAGAGATCTCAAACCATCTAATATCCTTCTTGGAGATGACCTTCGGGCAAAAGTTGCAGATTTTGGACTAGTTCGTCTAGCTCCAGAAGGAAAAGCATCATTTGAGACGAGACTTGCTGGAACTTTTGGTTACCTTGCTCCTGAATATGCTG TGACCGGAAAGATAACTACAAAGGTGGACGTATATAGTTTTGGAGTGATTCTAATGGAGCTGATCACAGGACGGAGAGCGATTGATGAAAGCCAGCCTGAAGAAAGCCTGCATCTTGTCACTTGGTTCCGCAGAATGCATATGAACAAGGATATTTCTCAAAAAGTCATTGACCCTACGATAGATCAGCAAGACGAAATTGTTGATAGTGTTAGGACTGTTGCAGAGCTGGCCATCCATTGCACTGCTAGAGAGCCCTACCAGAGGCCTGATATGGGCCATGCTGTTAATGTGCTTTCATCTCTAGTTGAGCTCTGGAAACCAACAGAACAAGAAGAATTCGACGATGGATATGGCATCAACTATGATATGCCCTTGCCACAAGTGCTCAAAAAATGGCAGGCTTTCGAGGAAAACAGCAACAT